Proteins co-encoded in one uncultured Methanomethylovorans sp. genomic window:
- a CDS encoding YkgJ family cysteine cluster protein encodes MRDVLRLKDFPFFQTIQEILSFYSCPSTCPAICCKVADIDVDEKDRKILKKASIEKAAMIKPSTEYGKHHYRINPPCPFLEHNKCSAYDQRPTICRLFPFNICPNPRALILYPCDVGASLFDDFIEYSNSVLKQPISEKMVYDFRQSHSSFTLEADRNLSITMIGIEINDLIPFKKYLESK; translated from the coding sequence ATGCGTGACGTTCTTAGGCTAAAAGATTTTCCGTTTTTCCAAACGATTCAAGAAATACTTTCATTCTATTCATGTCCATCAACATGTCCTGCAATCTGCTGTAAAGTTGCCGACATTGATGTGGATGAAAAGGATAGAAAGATATTGAAGAAGGCATCGATAGAGAAAGCTGCCATGATCAAACCGTCCACTGAATACGGGAAACATCATTATAGAATAAATCCCCCATGCCCATTTCTGGAACATAACAAATGTAGTGCATATGACCAACGGCCAACTATTTGCAGATTATTTCCGTTTAACATTTGCCCCAATCCGAGGGCGTTGATTCTATATCCTTGTGATGTAGGAGCAAGCTTATTCGACGACTTTATAGAATATTCTAATAGTGTGCTAAAGCAACCGATTTCGGAAAAAATGGTTTACGACTTTAGACAATCGCATAGTTCTTTTACTCTCGAAGCGGATAGGAATTTGTCAATTACTATGATTGGTATTGAAATCAACGACCTGATACCTTTCAAAAAGTATCTGGAATCAAAGTAG